From Paracoccus suum, the proteins below share one genomic window:
- a CDS encoding ATPase, which translates to MIYASGAAWREAPEKRIMLFGMSGLGKTHLAAMLRRTGDWYHYSVDYRIGTRYLGEEIADEFKREAMRLPRLRELLLSDSLRVESNITFDNLAPLSCWLGKPGGPDMGGLPIDEYRRRQDLHRAAEVAASLDAGHFIRRARDLYGYPNFVCDTSGSICEVIDAADPGDPVLNALAGMMLPVWIEGSPEHTSALIERFNRAPKPMYYRPEFLTEAWQAYGLAHPGPVDPDAFIRWTYARALAARQPRYAAMARRGVSVTAAEVGALTGPDDFNDLIALAIDRTAAARGTHQTEVS; encoded by the coding sequence ATGATCTACGCAAGCGGCGCGGCATGGCGCGAGGCGCCCGAAAAGCGGATCATGCTGTTTGGCATGTCCGGCCTTGGCAAGACGCATCTGGCGGCGATGCTCCGCCGGACGGGTGACTGGTATCACTACAGTGTCGATTACCGCATCGGCACCCGCTATCTGGGCGAGGAGATCGCAGACGAGTTCAAGCGCGAAGCCATGCGGCTGCCGCGCCTGCGCGAGTTGCTGCTGTCCGATTCCCTGCGGGTCGAGAGCAACATCACCTTCGACAATCTGGCACCGCTGTCCTGCTGGCTCGGCAAGCCGGGTGGTCCTGACATGGGCGGGTTGCCGATCGACGAATACCGGCGGCGGCAGGACCTGCACCGCGCCGCCGAAGTCGCGGCCAGTCTCGATGCCGGTCATTTCATCCGCCGCGCGCGCGACCTTTATGGCTATCCGAACTTTGTCTGCGACACCTCCGGCTCGATCTGCGAGGTAATCGACGCTGCGGACCCGGGCGACCCGGTCCTGAACGCGCTCGCCGGAATGATGCTGCCAGTCTGGATCGAGGGCTCGCCCGAACATACATCCGCGCTGATCGAACGTTTCAACCGCGCCCCGAAGCCGATGTACTACCGCCCCGAATTCCTGACCGAGGCTTGGCAAGCCTACGGCCTGGCCCATCCCGGCCCGGTCGATCCCGACGCCTTCATCCGCTGGACCTATGCCCGCGCCCTCGCCGCCCGCCAGCCGCGCTATGCCGCCATGGCCCGCCGCGGCGTCAGCGTCACCGCCGCCGAGGTGGGCGCGCTGACCGGCCCGGACGATTTCAACGACCTGATCGCACTTGCGATCGACCGTACCGCCGCCGCACGCGGCACGCACCAAACCGAGGTTTCCTGA
- the lipA gene encoding lipoyl synthase has translation MPVLRHPEKAHRPDQTQPKKPSWIRVKAPSGAGYARTREIMRENRLTTVCEEAGCPNVGECWSQGHATMMIMGEICTRGCSFCNVRTGRPDTLDLFEPGRVAHAVQKLGLNHVVVTSVDRDDLTDGGADHFAQTIRAIRHRAPGTTIEVLTPDFLKSDTGSLEKVVEARPDVFNHNLETVPGLYPTVRPGARYFHSLRLLQRVKELDPAMFTKSGIMVGLGEDRQGVLQVMDDMRAADVDFLTIGQYLQPTPKHHRVDRFVTPEEFDGYGRAAYGKGFLMVSATPLTRSSYHAGDDFAQLRAARLAKLGQV, from the coding sequence ATCCCCGTGCTGCGTCATCCCGAAAAGGCCCACCGGCCCGACCAGACGCAGCCGAAAAAGCCGTCATGGATCCGCGTCAAGGCGCCGTCGGGCGCCGGCTACGCCCGCACACGCGAGATCATGCGCGAGAACCGCCTGACCACGGTCTGCGAGGAAGCCGGCTGCCCCAACGTCGGCGAATGCTGGTCGCAGGGCCACGCCACCATGATGATCATGGGCGAGATCTGCACCCGCGGCTGCAGCTTTTGCAACGTGCGCACGGGCCGCCCTGACACTCTGGATCTGTTCGAGCCGGGACGGGTCGCCCATGCCGTTCAAAAGCTGGGACTGAACCATGTGGTCGTGACCTCGGTCGACCGCGACGATCTGACCGACGGCGGCGCCGATCATTTCGCCCAGACGATCCGCGCGATCCGCCACCGCGCCCCTGGCACGACGATCGAGGTACTGACCCCCGACTTCCTCAAGTCCGATACCGGCAGCCTCGAAAAGGTGGTCGAGGCGCGGCCGGACGTTTTCAACCACAACCTCGAGACCGTGCCCGGCCTCTACCCCACGGTACGCCCCGGTGCGCGTTATTTCCACTCGCTGCGGCTGCTGCAGCGGGTGAAAGAGCTGGACCCTGCAATGTTCACCAAGTCCGGGATCATGGTGGGCCTTGGCGAGGATCGGCAGGGCGTTTTGCAGGTCATGGACGACATGCGCGCGGCGGATGTCGATTTCCTGACCATCGGCCAGTACCTGCAGCCGACCCCCAAGCATCACCGCGTCGACCGCTTTGTCACCCCCGAGGAGTTCGACGGCTATGGCCGCGCCGCCTATGGCAAGGGCTTCCTGATGGTCTCGGCAACGCCCCTGACCCGGTCCAGCTATCACGCCGGCGATGATTTCGCCCAACTGCGGGCCGCTCGGCTGGCGAAGCTGGGCCAGGTCTGA
- a CDS encoding homoserine O-succinyltransferase, with protein sequence MPITLPEDLPAYDILRSEGVMVMSPGRAATQDIRPLRIGLLNLMPKKIQTENQFARLIGATPLQIDFHLIRMSDHASRNTAADHMEAFYRPFSDVEASGERFDGLIITGAPIEHLPFEEVTYWDEMRRVFDWAQSHVHSTFGVCWGGMAMAYHLHGIEKRALDAKAFGCFRHGNLAPASPYLRGFSDDVLVPVSRWTEVRQADTEAAGLVTLLASDEVGPCLVEDPARRTLYIFNHLEYDSDTLKQEYDRDVATGAAINVPANYFPDDDPARAPSNRWRSHAHLLYGNWLNEIYQTTPFDLGEIGRN encoded by the coding sequence ATGCCGATTACCCTGCCCGAGGATCTGCCCGCCTATGACATCCTGCGCAGCGAAGGCGTCATGGTCATGTCCCCGGGCCGCGCCGCGACGCAGGATATCCGGCCGCTGCGCATCGGGCTGCTGAACCTGATGCCGAAAAAGATCCAGACCGAGAACCAGTTTGCCCGGTTGATCGGCGCGACGCCGCTGCAGATCGATTTCCACCTGATCCGCATGTCCGACCACGCCAGCCGCAACACTGCCGCCGATCATATGGAAGCATTCTATCGCCCTTTTTCGGACGTCGAGGCCTCGGGCGAGCGGTTCGACGGGCTGATAATCACCGGCGCCCCCATCGAGCACCTGCCGTTCGAAGAGGTCACCTACTGGGACGAGATGCGCCGCGTCTTTGACTGGGCGCAGAGCCATGTGCATTCGACATTCGGCGTCTGCTGGGGCGGCATGGCGATGGCCTACCACCTGCACGGCATCGAAAAGCGCGCGCTGGATGCCAAGGCCTTCGGCTGCTTCCGCCACGGCAACCTCGCGCCGGCCTCTCCCTATCTGCGCGGCTTCTCGGATGATGTTCTGGTGCCGGTCAGCCGCTGGACCGAGGTGCGCCAGGCCGACACCGAGGCTGCGGGGCTGGTGACGCTGCTCGCCTCGGACGAGGTCGGACCGTGCCTGGTCGAGGACCCGGCACGGCGCACCCTCTATATCTTCAACCACCTCGAATACGACAGCGATACCCTGAAGCAGGAATACGACCGCGACGTCGCCACGGGCGCCGCGATCAACGTGCCGGCGAATTATTTTCCCGATGACGACCCGGCCCGGGCGCCCAGCAACCGCTGGCGCAGCCACGCGCATCTGCTTTACGGCAACTGGCTGAACGAGATCTATCAGACGACGCCGTTTGATTTGGGTGAGATCGGGCGCAACTGA
- a CDS encoding DUF6456 domain-containing protein codes for MTLLSGDFAADPARCGLSLQSGEAGARAIEPGEDARLYLRHVEGGETIRALAREAGCHASTILRRIRRIEARRDDPLVDGALSRKGAGAAPSPDAAARTAEADELRRVLRRLAESGAQMAVASGMEKAIITRDDIRTAILGRPLAERLALNGWVVQIGEGRLVLYQISSLGREALRQMLTGQRPVPMPRPSDLASARPVARPADLGDPHGMAESQSPFDHVASHPRLGDAYITDPEDGRTRRVRVNLSESPLLVLARRRDRDGRSFLTPEMVAAGERLREDFELAQMGPRVAQNWDRFLTSGIDVSRNAAAGFGGGSDNARGRVAAALRDLGPGMGDMVLRVCCFLEGVEATEQRLGWSARSGKIVLRLALMRLDRYYRDTYGPGSPMIG; via the coding sequence ATGACGCTACTGAGTGGTGACTTCGCGGCTGACCCAGCCCGCTGCGGGCTGAGCCTGCAGTCTGGTGAGGCAGGTGCGCGAGCCATCGAACCGGGCGAAGACGCGCGACTTTACCTGCGTCATGTCGAGGGGGGCGAGACGATCCGTGCCCTCGCGCGCGAGGCCGGTTGTCATGCCTCGACCATCCTGCGCCGCATCCGCCGCATCGAGGCGCGCCGCGACGATCCGCTGGTTGACGGGGCGCTCTCGCGCAAAGGCGCCGGTGCAGCCCCCTCGCCCGACGCTGCAGCCCGCACCGCCGAGGCGGACGAGTTGCGGCGCGTGCTGCGCCGCCTGGCTGAATCGGGCGCGCAGATGGCGGTCGCCTCAGGCATGGAAAAGGCGATCATCACCCGCGACGATATCCGCACCGCCATTCTGGGCCGTCCGCTGGCCGAGCGCCTTGCCCTGAACGGTTGGGTGGTCCAGATCGGCGAGGGTCGCCTGGTCCTCTACCAGATTTCCTCGCTGGGCCGCGAGGCGCTGCGTCAGATGTTGACCGGGCAGCGCCCGGTACCGATGCCGCGTCCGTCCGACCTGGCCTCGGCGCGGCCGGTTGCCCGGCCAGCCGACCTGGGCGATCCTCACGGCATGGCGGAGTCGCAAAGCCCGTTTGACCACGTGGCATCCCACCCGCGCCTCGGCGACGCCTATATCACAGATCCAGAGGATGGCCGTACGCGCCGGGTCCGGGTGAATCTGTCCGAGAGCCCGCTGCTGGTGCTCGCCCGCCGCCGCGACCGCGACGGTCGCAGCTTTCTGACGCCCGAAATGGTCGCCGCCGGCGAGCGACTGCGCGAGGATTTCGAACTGGCCCAGATGGGGCCGCGTGTGGCGCAGAACTGGGACCGGTTCCTGACCTCGGGCATCGACGTCAGCCGCAATGCTGCTGCCGGCTTTGGCGGCGGCTCTGACAATGCGCGGGGGCGGGTCGCAGCGGCGCTGCGCGACCTCGGCCCCGGCATGGGCGACATGGTGCTGCGCGTCTGCTGTTTCCTCGAGGGGGTCGAGGCGACCGAGCAGCGCCTCGGCTGGTCGGCCCGGTCGGGCAAGATCGTCCTGCGGCTAGCGCTGATGCGCCTCGACCGGTACTACCGTGACACCTACGGTCCCGGATCGCCCATGATCGGCTGA
- a CDS encoding DUF6477 family protein — protein MLIRAARAGQASWRRARDLPRLMRVAAAPSHAQALAWLRIEEARLDAARRERSGHYMLDRHITVLIALLAEMGEGPAETRVVTSTLAGAAILPFRGPFSDRGTGRPERL, from the coding sequence ATGCTGATCCGCGCGGCGCGGGCCGGGCAGGCCAGTTGGCGCCGAGCGCGCGACCTGCCAAGGCTGATGCGTGTTGCGGCCGCCCCCAGCCATGCGCAGGCGCTCGCCTGGCTCCGCATCGAGGAGGCGCGCCTGGATGCTGCGCGGCGCGAGCGGTCAGGCCACTACATGCTTGACCGGCACATTACCGTGCTGATCGCCCTGCTGGCCGAGATGGGCGAGGGACCGGCGGAGACGAGGGTGGTGACCTCGACCCTCGCCGGCGCTGCGATCTTACCGTTTCGCGGACCGTTCAGCGACCGCGGAACAGGCCGCCCAGAACGCCTCTGA
- the hemE gene encoding uroporphyrinogen decarboxylase: MTKTILRALRGERQDVPPIWMMRQAGRYLPEYRATRAEAGDFLKLCYNPELAAEVTLQPIRRFGFDAAILFADILLVPQALGQDLWFVTGEGPRLTPLAEAGGLAALRGADDVHDTLAPIYETVRILSRELPPEVTLIGFAGAPWTVATYMVAGRGSKDQGAAHRMIAEDRAGFAALIGRIEQATIAYVSAQIEAGAEVVKLFDSWAGSLKGTDFDDFALAPTARIIAALKARHPHVPVIAFPREAKERYIGFARATGADCLALDNSVSADWAAANLQPDGCVQGNLAPGHMVTGGPALDAETRRIVQAFSGGPHVFNLGHGITPDADPANVARMIEVVRGG; the protein is encoded by the coding sequence ATGACAAAGACGATCCTACGTGCCCTTCGCGGCGAACGCCAAGACGTGCCGCCGATCTGGATGATGCGCCAGGCTGGCCGCTATCTGCCGGAGTATCGCGCGACCCGCGCCGAGGCCGGGGACTTCCTGAAGCTGTGCTACAACCCCGAGCTGGCGGCCGAGGTCACGCTGCAGCCCATCCGCCGCTTTGGCTTTGATGCGGCAATCCTTTTTGCCGATATCCTGCTCGTGCCGCAGGCGCTGGGGCAGGATCTGTGGTTCGTCACCGGTGAGGGGCCGCGCCTGACGCCGCTGGCCGAGGCTGGCGGCCTTGCCGCGCTGCGCGGGGCGGACGACGTCCACGACACCCTCGCCCCCATCTACGAGACCGTGCGCATCCTGTCGCGCGAACTGCCGCCCGAGGTCACGCTGATCGGCTTTGCCGGCGCGCCCTGGACTGTCGCGACCTACATGGTCGCAGGCCGCGGCAGCAAGGACCAGGGCGCCGCCCACCGCATGATCGCAGAGGACCGCGCCGGCTTTGCTGCGCTGATCGGCCGCATCGAGCAAGCGACGATTGCCTATGTGTCGGCCCAGATCGAGGCCGGGGCCGAGGTCGTCAAACTGTTCGACAGCTGGGCCGGCAGCCTGAAAGGCACCGATTTCGACGATTTCGCCCTCGCCCCCACGGCGCGGATCATCGCCGCACTGAAGGCGCGCCATCCGCATGTGCCAGTCATCGCCTTTCCCCGCGAGGCGAAGGAGCGCTACATCGGCTTTGCCCGAGCTACCGGCGCCGATTGCCTGGCGCTCGACAATTCTGTCAGCGCCGATTGGGCCGCCGCCAACCTGCAGCCGGACGGATGCGTGCAGGGCAACCTCGCGCCGGGCCACATGGTCACGGGCGGCCCGGCCCTCGATGCCGAGACCCGGCGGATCGTGCAGGCCTTTTCGGGCGGCCCGCATGTCTTCAACCTCGGGCACGGGATAACGCCGGATGCGGACCCGGCAAATGTCGCCCGCATGATAGAGGTGGTGCGCGGCGGCTGA
- a CDS encoding invasion associated locus B family protein, producing the protein MAFTTKVALMAALMAGATPAALLAQTATPDTPAADAAATTPAPDATTPAAGADTAAPSTDAPSTDTPATDTPAADAAATDKPAADTPAADTPATDTPAAPADGAAATPASPAAPGAAPAPGVAAPVGATPANPAKSAADVQVGGFYLGQSQGDWQVRCQKTADGKDPCELYQLMHDAENNPVAEVSLVPLSGKAAAGATLVAPLETDLLPGLGFRVDAGQQKAYPFSFCTQIGCFSRVAMSQGDIDALRKGSKVTVSLLPFGAPAESKVDLTLSLKGFSAAWDAVKATSPAPAAEPAKP; encoded by the coding sequence ATGGCTTTCACGACCAAAGTTGCGCTGATGGCCGCGCTGATGGCTGGCGCGACGCCCGCGGCGCTTTTGGCCCAGACGGCGACGCCGGACACGCCTGCCGCCGATGCCGCGGCAACGACGCCCGCGCCCGACGCGACGACCCCGGCCGCCGGCGCTGACACCGCAGCGCCTTCGACCGACGCGCCTTCGACCGACACGCCCGCGACGGATACCCCGGCGGCCGACGCGGCTGCGACGGACAAGCCAGCGGCCGACACCCCGGCGGCCGACACCCCCGCGACTGACACCCCGGCTGCGCCCGCCGATGGTGCCGCTGCCACGCCGGCAAGTCCCGCTGCCCCGGGCGCCGCGCCCGCGCCCGGCGTTGCGGCGCCCGTCGGCGCGACCCCAGCGAACCCGGCCAAGTCCGCGGCCGATGTGCAGGTCGGCGGCTTCTACCTTGGCCAGAGCCAAGGGGATTGGCAGGTGCGCTGCCAGAAGACGGCCGACGGCAAGGACCCGTGCGAGCTCTACCAGTTGATGCACGATGCCGAGAACAACCCTGTCGCCGAGGTTTCGCTGGTTCCGCTGTCTGGCAAGGCTGCTGCCGGCGCGACGCTGGTCGCGCCGCTGGAGACGGACCTGCTGCCGGGTCTCGGCTTCCGTGTCGATGCCGGCCAGCAAAAGGCCTATCCCTTCAGCTTCTGCACGCAGATTGGTTGCTTCAGCCGCGTTGCCATGAGCCAGGGCGATATCGACGCGCTGCGCAAGGGCAGCAAGGTCACCGTGTCGCTACTGCCGTTTGGTGCACCGGCCGAGTCGAAGGTCGACCTGACCCTGTCGCTGAAGGGCTTTTCGGCGGCCTGGGATGCGGTCAAGGCGACCTCGCCGGCGCCGGCAGCCGAACCCGCCAAGCCCTGA
- a CDS encoding helicase HerA-like domain-containing protein, whose protein sequence is MAIVDHEAGTVFVGGGGPDHKSPQHLLLGYANRHGLIAGATGTGKTVSLQTLAESFSLAGVPVVLADVKGDLAGLSQPGSPTAPQHAAFESRAAEIGVSLDYQSFPVTFWDIFGDIGHPVRTTPAEMGPLLLSRLMGLTEAQEGALSIAFRVADEEGLALLDMADLRAMLVWVGENRADLSLRYGNVAAASVGAIQRRLTVLESEGGDHLFGEPALALSDLIRVDASGKGAVNILAAERLMQSPRLYATFLLWLLSELFEQLPEVGDPKKPVVAFFFDEAHLLFQDAPLALVAKIEQVARLIRSKGVSLWFVTQNPADLPDTVLGQMGNRVQHALRAYTAKDQKALRMAAENYRPNPDFEIAEAIQQVGVGEAVTSLLEAKGVPGVSQRTLIRPPLSRLGPITEAERAAVMAASPLGLKYKALLDRESAAELLSARATAAADAAAAAVAEKARKAETDALFDMPKTRARSTNASLTIPRQGTPTASTRRGDSIVTTFGKSVARSVGTRAGSMIVRGVLGGLFRGR, encoded by the coding sequence ATGGCAATCGTCGATCATGAGGCGGGAACGGTTTTTGTCGGCGGCGGCGGCCCCGATCACAAATCCCCGCAGCACCTGTTGCTGGGCTATGCCAACCGCCACGGCCTGATCGCCGGCGCGACCGGCACCGGCAAGACGGTCAGCCTGCAGACCCTGGCTGAGTCCTTTTCGCTCGCAGGGGTCCCGGTGGTGCTTGCCGACGTCAAGGGCGACCTCGCCGGTCTCTCCCAGCCCGGCAGCCCCACCGCCCCGCAGCACGCGGCCTTTGAATCGCGCGCGGCCGAAATCGGCGTCAGCCTTGATTATCAGTCCTTTCCGGTCACGTTCTGGGACATTTTCGGCGATATCGGCCACCCGGTGCGCACCACACCGGCCGAGATGGGCCCTCTGCTGCTGTCGCGCCTGATGGGCCTGACCGAGGCGCAGGAGGGCGCGCTGAGCATCGCCTTTCGCGTCGCGGATGAGGAAGGGCTGGCGCTGCTCGACATGGCCGACCTGCGCGCCATGCTGGTCTGGGTCGGAGAGAATCGTGCAGACCTGTCCCTGCGCTACGGCAATGTCGCGGCAGCCTCGGTCGGGGCGATCCAGCGCCGCCTGACGGTCCTTGAAAGCGAGGGCGGCGATCATCTGTTCGGCGAGCCTGCCCTGGCGCTGTCCGACCTGATCCGGGTCGACGCCTCGGGCAAGGGGGCGGTCAATATCCTCGCGGCCGAGCGCCTGATGCAGTCGCCGCGCCTTTACGCGACCTTCCTGTTGTGGCTGCTGTCCGAGCTGTTCGAGCAACTGCCCGAAGTGGGCGATCCGAAAAAGCCGGTGGTCGCCTTCTTCTTTGACGAGGCGCACCTGCTGTTTCAGGACGCGCCGCTTGCCCTGGTTGCCAAGATCGAGCAGGTCGCCCGACTGATCCGGTCCAAGGGTGTCTCGCTGTGGTTTGTCACGCAAAACCCGGCCGATCTGCCGGACACCGTGCTGGGCCAGATGGGCAACCGCGTCCAGCACGCGCTGCGCGCCTACACCGCCAAGGACCAGAAAGCGTTGCGCATGGCGGCGGAAAACTACCGGCCCAATCCGGATTTCGAGATTGCCGAGGCTATCCAGCAGGTCGGGGTTGGCGAGGCCGTGACCTCGCTGCTGGAGGCCAAGGGGGTGCCTGGCGTTTCGCAGCGCACGCTGATCCGTCCGCCTCTCAGCCGGCTGGGCCCGATCACCGAGGCCGAGCGGGCGGCGGTTATGGCGGCATCCCCGCTGGGGCTGAAATACAAAGCGCTGCTGGACCGCGAATCGGCGGCCGAACTGCTGTCGGCGCGGGCCACAGCGGCCGCTGATGCCGCCGCCGCAGCGGTGGCAGAGAAGGCACGAAAAGCCGAGACGGACGCACTGTTCGACATGCCCAAGACCCGCGCCCGCAGCACGAACGCCAGCCTGACCATACCGCGGCAGGGCACGCCCACCGCATCTACGCGACGGGGCGATTCGATTGTCACCACATTTGGCAAGAGCGTCGCGCGCTCGGTCGGCACGCGCGCCGGATCCATGATCGTCAGAGGCGTTCTGGGCGGCCTGTTCCGCGGTCGCTGA
- a CDS encoding polysaccharide pyruvyl transferase family protein, with product MGFYVGTIAIGSRTLAAAEPPDLRLVATHNQFRLTSPGEKAMTGRAPIKLFYWNMPNFGDALSVDVVRLLSGGREVRFGHAAWAHMAAIGSLIGMIGKRFEQKDRDPSVGPLAVWGSGVMHPGGRQLLDRLKLFAVRGPVTASTLGISPQIAMGDPGLFAADLLTERPARTDRIGLVAHHRLADDSRLAKLQMDNPEITLIDPRTEDALSVVRQIAACRLILSSSLHGLIVADSLGIPSIWLDPTGNHDHPELKFLDYAASIGRPLVRPVLLSEIESHLHTDAGDVARYQDGIERSKAELRRSFYEMLAYIQRPKARKLADGAAYARLRTPAVRAQVVQATVSDTVAPAAPARSQAAGQELAS from the coding sequence ATGGGTTTCTATGTCGGCACTATCGCGATTGGTTCGCGTACTCTCGCTGCGGCCGAGCCTCCGGATCTACGTTTAGTTGCTACCCACAATCAGTTCCGTCTGACCTCTCCCGGGGAGAAAGCGATGACCGGACGCGCGCCCATCAAGCTTTTCTACTGGAATATGCCGAACTTCGGCGACGCCTTATCGGTCGACGTTGTGCGCCTGCTCAGTGGCGGTCGCGAGGTCAGATTTGGCCATGCGGCATGGGCGCATATGGCAGCCATCGGCTCGCTCATTGGAATGATCGGCAAGCGCTTTGAGCAGAAGGACCGCGATCCCTCGGTCGGGCCGCTGGCGGTCTGGGGGTCCGGGGTCATGCATCCTGGCGGGCGCCAGCTGCTGGACCGGCTCAAGCTGTTCGCGGTGCGCGGGCCGGTCACCGCCTCGACGCTGGGCATCAGCCCACAGATTGCGATGGGCGATCCTGGGCTTTTCGCGGCCGACCTTCTGACCGAGCGTCCGGCGCGGACAGACCGCATCGGGCTTGTGGCGCATCACAGACTTGCCGACGATTCTCGGCTGGCGAAGCTGCAGATGGATAATCCTGAGATAACGCTCATTGACCCGCGGACCGAGGATGCACTGTCGGTGGTCCGGCAGATCGCCGCCTGCCGGCTGATATTGTCCTCCTCGCTGCACGGGTTGATCGTGGCCGACAGCCTCGGCATTCCCAGCATCTGGCTGGATCCGACCGGCAACCATGACCACCCCGAGCTGAAATTCCTCGATTACGCGGCTTCCATCGGGCGGCCCTTGGTGCGCCCCGTGCTGCTGTCAGAGATCGAGTCGCATCTGCACACCGATGCAGGGGATGTGGCCCGTTACCAGGACGGGATCGAGCGATCGAAGGCCGAATTGCGCCGCAGCTTTTACGAGATGCTGGCATATATCCAACGCCCTAAGGCCCGGAAACTCGCGGACGGCGCGGCCTATGCAAGGCTCAGGACGCCGGCAGTCAGGGCTCAAGTTGTCCAGGCGACCGTGTCCGACACGGTAGCTCCGGCAGCCCCGGCGCGGAGCCAAGCCGCAGGGCAGGAATTGGCTTCCTAG
- the hemC gene encoding hydroxymethylbilane synthase gives MDRTPTPLNPLRIGTRGSALALAQAHETRDRLAEAHGLPPEAFEIVIIRTTGDRITDRSLRELGGKGLFTREIEQALSNAEIDIAVHSMKDMPVLQPEDLVIDCILPREDVRDAFVSHRYASLADMPDGAVIGSSSLRRQSQVAHRRPGLRLVEFRGNVQTRLAKLEQGVADATFLAMAGLARLGMSAVATQAVPPSEMLPAVAQGAIGVERRASDDQIAALLSAINDPASATRVTAERAFLRRLDGSCQTPIAGLAEIAADGTLHLRGEILRPDGSAVLRGERRGPGSDAARMGDDLAAELLATAPAGFMDFLS, from the coding sequence ATGGATCGTACGCCGACACCCCTTAACCCGCTTCGCATCGGCACGCGCGGCTCTGCCCTCGCACTCGCCCAGGCCCACGAGACGCGCGACCGCCTGGCCGAGGCGCATGGCCTTCCGCCCGAAGCCTTCGAGATCGTGATCATCCGCACCACGGGCGACCGCATCACCGATCGCAGCCTGCGCGAGCTTGGCGGCAAGGGCCTCTTCACCCGCGAGATCGAGCAGGCCCTGTCCAATGCCGAGATCGACATCGCGGTCCATTCGATGAAGGACATGCCGGTCCTGCAGCCGGAAGATCTGGTGATCGACTGCATTCTGCCGCGCGAGGACGTGCGCGACGCCTTCGTCAGCCACCGTTACGCCAGCCTCGCCGACATGCCGGATGGCGCCGTGATCGGCAGCTCGTCCCTGCGGCGGCAGTCGCAGGTCGCCCATCGCCGCCCCGGCCTGCGCCTCGTCGAGTTTCGCGGCAATGTGCAGACCCGGCTGGCCAAGCTGGAGCAGGGGGTGGCGGACGCGACTTTTCTTGCGATGGCGGGGCTTGCCCGCCTTGGCATGTCCGCGGTTGCGACCCAGGCCGTGCCCCCTTCCGAGATGCTGCCCGCGGTCGCCCAGGGCGCCATCGGCGTTGAACGGCGGGCGAGCGACGACCAGATCGCGGCCTTGCTGTCGGCCATCAACGATCCCGCATCGGCAACGCGGGTGACGGCCGAGCGTGCCTTCCTCCGCCGCCTCGACGGCAGCTGCCAGACCCCCATCGCCGGCCTGGCCGAGATCGCCGCCGACGGTACGCTGCACCTGCGCGGCGAGATCCTGCGCCCCGACGGCAGCGCCGTCCTGCGCGGCGAACGGCGCGGCCCCGGCAGCGATGCAGCCCGGATGGGCGATGATCTTGCGGCAGAACTGCTTGCCACCGCACCCGCGGGCTTCATGGATTTTCTCAGCTAG
- a CDS encoding peroxiredoxin, with product MIGKRVPQVTFQTRVRDEAVGGPNPYRWQTLTTDDYFKGKRVVLFSLPGAFTPTCSTYQLPGFEAAAEQLAAGGIDAIYCLSVNDSFVMNQWAKSQGLSAVKVIPDGSGQFTKGMGMLVRKDNLGFGPRSWRYAAVVDDGEIIAWFEEPGRCDDCADDPYGETSPERIAEWVAANPAGSRAAPQMELA from the coding sequence ATGATTGGCAAGCGCGTGCCGCAGGTGACTTTCCAGACCCGAGTCCGCGACGAGGCGGTGGGCGGGCCGAACCCCTATCGCTGGCAGACTCTCACCACCGACGATTATTTCAAGGGCAAGCGGGTGGTGCTGTTCTCGCTGCCGGGCGCCTTTACGCCCACCTGCTCGACCTACCAGCTGCCCGGTTTCGAGGCCGCGGCAGAGCAACTGGCCGCCGGCGGGATCGATGCGATCTACTGCCTGTCGGTGAACGACAGCTTTGTCATGAACCAGTGGGCCAAGTCGCAGGGGCTGTCGGCCGTAAAGGTCATCCCGGACGGGTCCGGGCAGTTTACCAAAGGCATGGGCATGCTGGTGCGCAAGGACAACCTCGGCTTTGGCCCGCGCAGCTGGCGCTATGCCGCGGTGGTTGACGACGGCGAGATCATCGCCTGGTTCGAAGAACCCGGACGTTGCGATGACTGCGCGGACGACCCCTATGGCGAGACCTCGCCCGAGCGGATCGCGGAATGGGTCGCGGCCAATCCGGCCGGCAGCCGCGCCGCGCCGCAGATGGAATTGGCCTGA